The Panicum hallii strain FIL2 chromosome 9, PHallii_v3.1, whole genome shotgun sequence genome has a window encoding:
- the LOC112874160 gene encoding uncharacterized protein LOC112874160 isoform X4 has translation MSHPGKFVSVNLNRSYGQPAPSSHHGGGGRPSRPAVAGGGHGGGMVVLSRPRGGGSSLAKPQPPKLSVPPPLNLPSLRKEHERFDGAGAAAGGGVASAPPRSGGPAAGWTKPAPASEKPPGSAALPGGAARPPSYGFVEKTVVLRGEDFPSLKAAVAPPTPPQPAQRQKDTDGARLATPEARPGSLAMRPQGTPSRATEPLASAGGLGAGGRASAERLQKPDLGPLPMVRLRYDSEWADDERDTGLSLPERDSRERGFGRTEAMVPGRDLYGAVREPFKKEPFGRDVAATNKEAVQDGLWRSPMSNQHDRDRTDGRPYSGGRGSSVQLYRESIAAGGSKDMWNNNREPPMRANGQNGVEQFGTTRVGETASDRFGDSSNNWPRLNSFQNNVGSKAQPFATNKGPLINDPVAKFGREKRHTGSPVKPLIEDGGFDSISAVSLTAIKKKKEAAKPADFHDPVRESFEAELDRILRVQEQERQRVMEEQARAREIARKQEEERERLIREEEERQRLVEEQAKQAAWQAEQERLEAARRAEEQRIAREEEKKRIALEEERRREAAHKKLLELEARIARRQAESNIGSARGGQLTVNDELTPGDFKDRDLPCSANFGGRKDIDRISEHINTSAPLESSSVNRYNETVPRVHTLDGHSSLIDRENAYYGSRAAFPEQENAHHSPRRDPFAARRGNFPKKDLNDGFGNVSVRPSSRGRTTDSPWAMEDFRHEKVPRWDGTREIDRFDKQSDFDTELFNSDRFGDAAWLPSSSHESPNAQQGDRMFQSPDFNEFSAFTRPRYSMRQPHVPPPPTVTSVNRSSVGASAQRLNSSFMDGGMGENSGRDDEQIMQGQYGSAYQEASRHRGIRPDHINEHQIEDRKSPVLGSQSSLSVSSPPSSPPHVSHDEMDVSGDSPALPTSADGERTMLSDNDHAVLTLDAASASRIAALGVSHLEDDEWSSENNDVRQKQDEYDEDDESYQEDEINEADGENLDLDDEFLEEQNTPVELEPVILGFDEGVQVEIPSNSELELASMRSAERTIGVHLSSGVAEQDDASGSVVHSDPVTEAEKTLQALTLDRVNALTEDSNGKRSSSLVTPASSSQLPQASSAAAIMSSASAVVGQNEVPVSLQFGLFTGPPLIPTPVPAIQIGSIQMPIHLHNQINPSLAHIRPSTTPLYQFGQLRYGRPIAPSAHSQAIPPAYSSVPAQHTLNQNASSVLPELMDQDTHQNVPNQGVSSTFINKSAAPTAKLPLVMGDSNSQYLSTSANNQTAAAEGSHGQVDSQPIGGTTPSERDQDLSLNRNCKPTSDNIESSQFGLEGRVLNGPKAPGAVSAGRGRRYGYAVKDINMRSTGSVVDPSHKDPRGGFQRRTRRNVRRTEFRVRENVEKNQSEASESFAHGEQDERPYSNGTARDFPVRNANRKELDTNKSSRINEGNDHSASFRSTHKAPYERSHGGNKKSRTGAIPEGDTTLLQAGAVRVVKQQGIEVPVDADGFIEVRSKRHIMSVRREQREKENRSKMRMTKAPRKQHNSLQSSVAPNVNKRTATLGGEVAKKVSLDSAITIEGRIADYTESTVANNSMNPIGPPSTSAETHTNCYTNQTIQIQASSDLVTSSPSAKLVSGLSEDNNKGTSINTPFNMVSWDNSQMNQQVMPLTQTQLEEAMRPAKFEQQAGSSFSLESNNALPPTVTTEKAFPSSASPINSLLAGEKIQFGAVTSPTMLPTVSRTVSSGLGAPGSSRPDMKIDRGLPSENSGPDKVNSKELCPNTEDVEAEAEAAASAVAVAAICTDDGSPADATTASAPDNKSFSSKDLSGLTSGAGAITGQASQSSTEEPLSVALPADLSVDTPSMSLWPPLASPQASGPMLSQFPGAQPSHFSCFDMNTILGGHIFAFGPSDESAGSQGQHPQRSNAVPSAPLGAWPQCHSGVDSFYRPPTGFAGPFITPGGIPGVQGPPHMVVYNHFAPVGQFGQMGLGFMGATYIPGDKQPDWKQNQGTPVVGVSQSDPNNQNMVSGQVNPPSVPTPVQHLRPTSIMPIPSPLTMFDIAPFQASTDIQMQTCWPHMPVPPLHSVPLSVPLQQHPVEGTAAQQFVHTVPVDNKASTNNRFQEPSASTAPSDGSKTFPNAAAAQFTDGLGLVEQPTSSNSSSQTVQPSSFGQAGVISNEVSTSAKVMVRATPLKVNPGTVAGVASNPNGCQVTNMPSKTHQSSLSSDQQYHHPVNNQDRRARATQKTGTSNEWQRRSGYQGRNQGSGSDRGPGTGRMKQIYVAKPSATSGHAPSG, from the exons atGTCGCACCCCGGCAAGTTCGTCTCCGTCAACCTCAACCGATCCTACGGCCAGCCCGCCCCCTCCTCccaccatggcggcggcggccgcccctcccgccccgccgtcgccggcggcggccacggcggGGGCATGGTGGTGCTCTCCCGCCCGCGCGGGGGCGGCTCCTCCCTcgccaagccgcagccgccaaaGCTCTCCGTCCCGCCGCCGCTGAACCTCCCGTCGCTACGCAAGGAGCACGAGCGCTTCGACGGCGCAGGTGCCGCGGCGGGGGGCGGGGTCGCCTCGGCTCCGCCCCGATCCGGCGGACCTGCCGCCGGTTGGACCAAGCCGGCCCCGGCGTCTGAGAAGCCTCCAGGCTCCGCGGCGCTCCCCGGCGGGGCCGCCAGGCCACCATCCTATGGCTTCGTGGAGAAAACAGTCGTCTTGCGAGGGGAGGACTTCCCGTCCTTGAAAGCAGCTGTCGCTCCGCCAACACCTCCGCAGCCTGCGCAGCGGCAGAAGGACACTGATGGGGCACGGCTTGCCACACCTGAGGCGCGGCCTGGGTCCCTTGCGATGCGGCCGCAGGGAACGCCCTCGCGCGCCACTGAGCCACTGGCCTCTGCTGGCGGATtgggagctggtggacgtgcTTCTGCGGAGAGGCTGCAGAAGCCTGATCTGGGGCCGCTTCCGATGGTCCGGCTCAGGTATGATTCTGAGTGGGCTGATGACGAGCGTGACACAGGGCTCAGCCTTCCAGAGCGGGACAGCAGGGAGAGGGGATTTGGCAGGACTGAGGCCATGGTTCCAGGACGCGACCTTTACGGGGCAGTGAGGGAGCCCTTCAAAAAGGAGCCATTTGGGAGAGATGTGGCTGCAACAAATAAAGAGGCTGTCCAGGACGGGTTGTGGCGATCTCCTATGTCAAATCAACACGATAGAGATCGAACAGACGGCCGACCATATAGTGGAGGCAGAGGAAGCAGTGTACAATTGTATCGGGAAAGCATAGCTGCCGGAGGCTCCAAGGATATGTGGAATAATAATAGGGAGCCTCCTATGCGTGCCAATGGACAGAATGGGGTCGAACAATTTGGAACCACACGTGTTGGGGAAACTGCCAGTGACCGTTTTGGTGACAGTTCAAATAATTGGCCTAGGTTGAATTCTTTCCAGAACAATGTTGGTTCGAAGGCGCAGCCTTTTGCTACTAATAAAGGGCCTTTAATTAATGATCCGGTGGCAAAGTTTGGTAGGGAGAAGCGGCACACTGGTTCCCCTGTTAAACCTTTAATAGAAGATGGTGGTTTTGATAGCATTTCTGCCGTTAGTTTGACTGCAATAAAGAAGAAAAAAGAAGCAGCCAAACCAGCTGATTTTCATGACCCAGTAAGGGAGTCGTTTGAGGCAGAGCTTGATAGGATATTGAGGGTACAGGAGCAGGAAAGACAACGGGTAATGGAAGAACAGGCAAGGGCCAGAGAAATTGCCCGGAAGCAAGAGGAGGAGCGGGAGAGGCTGATAAGAGAAGAGGAGGAGAGGCAGCGTCTGGTGGAGGAACAGGCAAAGCAGGCTGCTTGGCAGGCTGAGCAAGAGAGGCTGGAAGCTGCCAGAAGAGCTGAGGAGCAAAGAATCGCCAGGGAGGAGGAAAAGAAGAGAATTGCCTTGGAGGAGGAGCGGCGTAGGGAGGCAGCACATAAAAAACTCCTAGAGTTAGAGGCAAGAATAGCTAGGAGGCAAGCGGAATCAAACATTGGTAGTGCAAGAGGCGGGCAACTTACTGTCAATGATGAATTGACTCCTGGAGACTTCAAGGATAGGGATTTGCCATGCTCTGCTAACTTTGGTGGCAGAAAGGATATCGACAGAATAAGCGAACACATCAATACCTCGGCTCCACTGGAGTCCTCTAGTGTCAACAGGTACAATGAGACAGTTCCAAGGGTGCACACTCTGGATGGACACTCTTCACTTATTGACAGAGAAAATGCATACTATGGTTCAAGGGCTGCTTTTCCAGAACAAGAGAATGCTCATCACAGTCCACGGCGTGACCCTTTTGCTGCAAGGAGGGGAAATTTCCCTAAGAAAGATCTTAATGATGGATTTGGGAATGTGTCGGTTAGGCCATCTTCAAGAGGTCGAACAACTGACTCTCCTTGGGCAATGGAAGACTTCCGTCATGAAAAGGTTCCACGGTGGGATGGAACTAGGGAGATTGACCGTTTTGACAAGCAATCTGACTTTGACACTGAGCTTTTTAACAGTGACAGGTTTGGAGATGCGGCTTGGCTGCCTAGTAGTTCTCATGAAAGCCCCAATGCTCAACAAGGAGATAGGATGTTTCAGAGTCCTGATTTTAATGAATTCTCTGCTTTTACCAGACCCCGTTACTCTATGCGACAACCACATGTTCCCCCACCACCAACTGTGACCTCAGTGAACAGAAGTTCAGTCGGTGCTTCTGCTCAACGTCTCAATTCATCCTTCATGGATGGTGGGATGGGAGAGAATTCTGGTAGAGATGATGAGCAAATTATGCAGGGTCAGTATGGAAGTGCATACCAAGAGGCATCTCGCCATCGTGGGATACGACCTGACCACATTAATGAACACCAAATCGAGGATAGAAAAAGCCCTGTATTGGGTTCACAATCTTCTCTTTCTGTTTCAAGCCCTCCTAGCTCACCTCCACATGTTTCACATGACGAGATGGATGTATCTGGCGATTCGCCTGCATTGCCGACTTCTGCTGATGGTGAACGAACAATGCTATCTGACAATGACCATGCAGTGCTGACTCTAGACGCAGCCAGTGCAAGCAGAATCGCTGCATTAGGAGTGTCCCACTTGGAGGATGATGAATGGTCAAGTGAAAACAATGATGTTAGGCAAAAACAGGATGAATACGATGAAGACGATGAGAGCTACCAggaagatgaaatcaacgaaGCTGATGGTGAGAACCTAGACTTGGACGATGAGTTCTTGGAGGAGCAGAATACACCCGTAGAACTGGAACCAGTTATACTTGGATTTGATGAGGGTGTGCAGGTTGAAATTCCCTCAAATAGCGAACTTGAACTAGCTTCTATGAGGAGCGCTGAAAGGACAATTGGGGTACATTTAAGCTCAGGTGTTGCAGAGCAAGATGATGCCAGTGGTTCAGTTGTCCATTCTGACCCTGTTACTGAAGCAGAGAAAACACTGCAGGCATTGACTCTTGATCGTGTAAATGCCCTGACAGAAGACAGTAATGGAAAGCGATCCAGTAGCTTAGTGACACCTGCTTCAAGTTCCCAGTTACCTCAGGCATCTTCAGCAGCTGCTATTATGTCGTCAGCTTCAGCAGTAGTTGGGCAGAATGAAGTACCTGTTAGCCTCCAGTTTGGTTTGTTTACAGGGCCTCCTCTAATACCAACTCCGGTTCCAGCCATCCAGATTGGTTCCATACAGATGCCAATCCATCTCCACAACCAGATTAACCCATCCCTGGCCCATATACGCCCTTCAACAACCCCTTTATATCAGTTTGGCCAGTTGAGGTATGGCCGCCCTATTGCTCCAAGTGCACATTCTCAGGCCATCCCACCTGCATATTCTTCTGTACCAGCTCAGCATACATTGAATCAGAATGCTTCCAGTGTTCTACCTGAGTTAATGGATCAAGATACACACCAGAATGTTCCAAATCAGGGAGTCTCATCTACCTTTATCAATAAATCAGCAGCACCTACAGCCAAGCTTCCACTTGTAATGGGCGATTCAAATTCTCAGTATCTCAGCACTTCTGCAAACAACCAGACAGCTGCTGCGGAGGGATCTCATGGCCAGGTGGACAGCCAGCCTATTGGAGGTACAACTCCCAGTGAGAGGGATCAGGATCTCTCTTTGAACAGGAATTGCAAACCTACCTCCGACAACATAGAATCTTCTCAGTTCGGTTTGGAGGGGAGAGTCTTGAATGGTCCAAAGGCTCCAGGTGCTGTCTCTGCTGGAAGGGGGAGGAGATATGGATATGCTGTTAAAGACATTAACATGAGATCAACTGGTTCAGTTGTTGACCCTTCTCATAAAGATCCCAGAGGAGGATTCCAGAGGCGGACTCGTAGGAATGTAAGAAGAACTGAGTTTAGAGTTCGGGAAAACGTCGAGAAGAACCAAAGCGAAGCTTCTGAGTCATTTGCCCATGGTGAACAGGATGAGAGGCCATACTCCAACGGAACAGCAAGAGATTTTCCAGTGAGAAATGCTAACAGAAAGGAACTTGATACAAATAAGTCATCCAGGATAAATGAAGGAAATGATCATAGTGCCTCATTTAGAAGCACACACAAGGCTCCTTATGAAAGATCACATGGTGGGAACAAGAAATCCAGAACAGGTGCTATTCCTGAAGGAGATACTACCTTGTTGCAAGCTGGAGCTGTGCGTGTTGTTAAGCAGCAAGGTATTGAGGTCCCTGTTGACGCAGATGGCTTCATTGAAGTAAGGTCCAAGAGGCACATCATGAGTGTCAGGCGAGAACAGAGGGAGAAGGAAAATAGATCCAAAATGAGGATGACAAAG GCTCCCCGCAAACAGCATAATTCTCTACAGAGTTCGGTTGCTCCTAACGTGAATAAACGGACTGCTACTTTGGGTGGAGAAGTTGCAAAGAAAGTTTCTTTGGATTCTGCCATCACAATAGAAGGAAGGATTGCTGACTATACTGAATCAACAGTTGCTAACAATTCTATGAACCCCATTGGGCCACCTTCAACCAGCGCAGAAACTCATACAAACTGCTACACCAATCA GACTATCCAAATCCAGGCATCCTCTGACTTGGTCACCTCCAGTCCTTCTGCAAAGCTTGTGAGTGGCTTATCGGAAGACAACAATAAAGGGACATCCATCAATACTCCATTTAACATGGTTTCCTGGGATAATTCACAAATGAACCAGCAG GTTATGCCATTAACTCAAACACAACTTGAAGAAGCTATGAGACCAGCTAAATTTGAACAGCAGGCTGGTTCCAGCTTTTCTTTGGAGTCCAACAATGCATTGCCTCCAACAGTAACCACAGAAAAGGCGTTCCCTTCATCTGCTAGTCCTATTAACTCCCTTCTGGCTGGCGAGAAAATTCAATTTG GGGCAGTAACGTCACCAACCATGCTACCCACAGTCAGCCGAACTGTTTCAAGTGGTCTTGGAGCTCCAGGTTCATCTAGGCCTGATATGAAGATTGATCGAGGCTTGCCTAGTGAGAACAGTGGTCCTGATAAGGTGAATTCTAAGGAATTATGTCCCAATACAGAGGATGTGGAAGCAGAAGCTGAAGCAGCTGCTTCTGCTGTGGCTGTGGCAGCTATTTGTACTGATGATGGGTCTCCAGCTGATGCAACTACAGCATCTGCTCCAGACAACAAGAGCTTTAGCAGCAAGGATCTTAGTGGGTTAACATCAGGAG CAGGGGCAATAACAGGCCAAGCCAGTCAATCATCCACGGAAGAGCCGCTCTCAGTTGCTCTTCCTGCAGACTTATCAGTTGATACTCCATCCATGTCCCTTTGGCCTCCTCTAGCCAGTCCACAAGCATCAGGGCCAATGCTTTCTCAGTTTCCTGGTGCACAGCCATCCCACTTTTCCTGCTTTGATATGAATACGATTTTAGGAGGGCACATTTTTGCATTTGGGCCGAGTGATGAATCTGCTGGCTCTCAGGGTCAGCACCCTCAAAGAAGCAATGCCGTGCCTTCAGCACCATTGGGAGCTTGGCCGCAATGCCATTCTGGGGTAGACTCTTTCTACCGTCCACCAACTGGGTTTGCCGGACCTTTCATTACTCCAGGAGGAATCCCAGGTGTGCAAGGTCCTCCACATATGGTGGTCTATAACCACTTCGCTCCAGTGGGGCAGTTTGGTCAAATGGGCCTTGGTTTCATGGGAGCCACGTATATCCCTGGTGACAAGCAGCCTGATTGGAAGCAAAACCAAGGAACACCTGTTGTTGGTGTAAGCCAGAGTGATCCAAACAACCAAAATATGGTGTCTGGTCAAGTCAACCCTCCCAGTGTTCCTACTCCAGTGCAGCATCTACGCCCAACTTCTATCATGCCAATCCCATCTCCACTGACCATGTTTGACATTGCTCCTTTCCAG GCGTCCACAGACATACAGATGCAAACATGTTGGCCACATATGCCTGTACCGCCTCTACACTCTGTTCCATTATCAGTGCCACTTCAGCAGCATCCAGTAGAGGGTACAGCCGCACAGCAGTTTGTTCATACTGTTCCAGTAGACAACAAGGCTAGTACAAATAACCGATTCCAGGAGCCCTCTGCTTCTACCGCGCCATCAGATGGCAGCAAGACCTTCCCAAATGCAGCTGCTGCTCAGTTCACAGATGGGTTGGGTCTTGTCGAACAACCAACCTCCAGTAATTCAAGCTCCCAAACTGTTCAGCCTTCTTCATTTGGCCAGGCAGGCGTGATCAGCAATGAAGTCTCAACCAGTGCCAAAGTCATGGTTAGAGCGACCCCATTGAAAGTAAACCCTGGGACTGTAGCAGGGGTGGCTAGCAACCCCAACGGGTGCCAGGTCACCAACATGCCTTCCAAGACCCATCAATCGTCATTGTCATCAGACCAGCAGTACCATCATCCAGTTAACAATCAGGATCGCAGGGCCCGTGCGACCCAAAAGACTGGTACTAGCAACGAGTGGCAGCGGCGATCAGGATACCAGGGGAGGAATCAAGGTTCTGGTTCTGACAGGGGCCCAGGCACTGGTAGGATGAAGCAGATCTACGTCGCCAAGCCCTCAGCTACAAGTGGCCATGCCCCATCAGGCTAG